One Aminivibrio sp. DNA window includes the following coding sequences:
- a CDS encoding electron transfer flavoprotein subunit beta/FixA family protein, giving the protein MKIAVLIKQVPDSDDVRMDPETGTMVREGMGAIVNPLDLNALQAALDLRSSAGGEVTVFTMGPPRADEALRECLSMGADRGVLLTDRAFAGSDTWATAKVLAAAVKKAGPFDLVLAGEKATDGETGQVGPETAALLGIPFSTYVSAVSLAGGGVEVARTVEEGIQRQYLPFPCLLTVLHALNEPSMPTLAGKKRARRTEIPLEGIASIGLSPEETGLGGSATRVVKISYPTISRTTEMFDEKRIDEGIERLVAVLRDMAVI; this is encoded by the coding sequence GTGAAAATCGCAGTGCTGATCAAGCAGGTTCCCGATTCCGACGACGTGCGCATGGATCCCGAGACGGGGACCATGGTGCGGGAAGGGATGGGAGCCATCGTCAACCCTCTCGACCTGAACGCCCTCCAGGCCGCCCTCGATCTCCGGTCGTCGGCGGGCGGGGAGGTCACGGTGTTCACCATGGGGCCTCCCCGGGCCGATGAAGCCCTCAGGGAGTGCCTCTCCATGGGGGCCGACAGGGGAGTGCTCCTCACCGACCGAGCCTTCGCGGGCAGCGATACCTGGGCCACCGCCAAGGTGCTTGCCGCGGCGGTGAAGAAAGCCGGGCCCTTCGACCTCGTCCTCGCGGGCGAGAAGGCCACCGACGGCGAGACGGGGCAGGTGGGCCCGGAGACGGCGGCGCTGCTGGGCATTCCCTTCAGCACCTACGTGAGTGCCGTCTCCCTTGCCGGCGGGGGAGTGGAGGTCGCCCGGACGGTGGAGGAGGGGATCCAGAGACAGTACCTGCCATTCCCCTGCCTGCTCACGGTCCTCCACGCACTGAACGAGCCTTCCATGCCCACCCTTGCGGGAAAGAAGCGGGCCAGGCGGACGGAGATTCCCCTTGAGGGGATAGCCTCCATAGGGCTCTCTCCGGAAGAAACGGGGCTCGGGGGGTCGGCCACCCGGGTGGTGAAGATCTCCTACCCGACCATATCGAGAACGACGGAAATGTTCGACGAGAAGCGGATCGACGAGGGCATCGAGCGCCTCGTGGCCGTCCTCCGGGACATGGCGGTCATTTAG
- a CDS encoding electron transfer flavoprotein subunit alpha/FixB family protein gives MTEKQFFVLGEVRDGHIHSVTFELTGKAGDLADTCGGTVTTVLLSGGLADDPEALLRGGADRVMTVEHPSLSMFNQEAEVKVLAHLLRQEAPDVVLAPATTSGRTTMPALAAELETGLTADCTGLEMDRETGLLLQTRPAIGGNVMATIKTPMRRPQMATVRPRTFRARDRSKAVSRGGVVRPEIPSELFGSRVVNLGFERAEDGGSNIQDLDVVVSGGKGLKRPESFRMLEELAALLGGGVGASRPAVDAKWMGYPHQVGLSGKVVAPKVYIAAGISGAVQHLAGMQTAGYVVAVNRDPDASIFRVADLGLCGDLFDILPRLTERIRKEVGAE, from the coding sequence ATGACGGAAAAACAGTTTTTCGTTCTCGGAGAGGTCCGGGACGGCCATATCCATTCCGTGACCTTCGAGCTGACGGGAAAAGCCGGGGATCTGGCGGATACCTGCGGCGGCACGGTGACGACGGTACTTCTTTCCGGCGGTCTCGCCGACGATCCGGAGGCCCTTCTCCGGGGCGGCGCGGACCGAGTGATGACGGTGGAGCACCCTTCCCTGTCCATGTTCAACCAGGAGGCGGAAGTGAAGGTGCTGGCCCATCTCCTGCGGCAGGAGGCCCCGGACGTGGTCCTCGCCCCTGCCACCACGTCGGGGCGGACCACCATGCCCGCCCTGGCCGCAGAGCTGGAGACGGGGCTGACCGCCGACTGCACAGGGCTGGAGATGGACCGGGAGACGGGACTGCTGCTCCAGACGCGGCCCGCCATCGGGGGCAACGTCATGGCCACGATCAAGACCCCCATGCGCCGTCCCCAGATGGCCACCGTCCGGCCCCGGACTTTCCGGGCTCGGGACCGGTCGAAGGCCGTGTCAAGAGGCGGAGTGGTCAGGCCGGAGATCCCTTCGGAGCTGTTCGGGTCAAGGGTGGTCAACCTCGGCTTTGAACGGGCGGAGGACGGCGGTTCCAACATCCAGGACCTCGACGTGGTGGTCTCCGGGGGCAAGGGGCTGAAGCGCCCCGAGAGCTTCCGGATGCTGGAGGAGCTGGCGGCCCTCCTCGGCGGAGGGGTGGGCGCCAGCAGGCCCGCCGTGGATGCCAAGTGGATGGGCTACCCCCACCAGGTGGGCCTCTCAGGCAAGGTGGTGGCGCCGAAGGTCTACATCGCCGCCGGCATCTCCGGAGCGGTGCAGCACCTGGCGGGAATGCAGACAGCAGGCTACGTGGTGGCGGTGAACAGGGATCCTGACGCCTCCATCTTCCGGGTGGCCGATCTCGGACTCTGCGGCGACCTGTTCGACATTCTCCCCCGGCTCACGGAGCGGATCAGGAAAGAGGTGGGCGCGGAATGA
- a CDS encoding FAD-linked oxidase C-terminal domain-containing protein, with product MTPANYSPVTERTVLDLTAIVGKSNVAVDMEKRIAYSYDEVPRFSWDREYIAEAVVFPETTEHVSAVLKYADRHRIPVTPRGAGTGLSGGAVPFAGGIVLSFEKMRRILELDKKNLTITVEPGVVTAEITKAARQEGLLYAGDPCSGDASFIGGNVAENAGGNKVVKYGTTGNSVLALEAVLPDGTVTWFGGKRRKDATGYDFAHLIVGSEGTLAVVTKIILKLLPLPGKVVDLLVPFPDVASAIDFAPRIQSEGKVIPSSIEFMDGKSIRLAERFLNTALPYDDAGAHLVIQLEGNDPNVLADDMERIGDLCLAHGALEVFVADNKTTSDKLWKARKCLAEAIMAFYPKYSLEDLVVPTSEIPKLMTETTRLCEKYSIEEANFGHVGDGNMHVNLLFPEERPDWHHIIDALLDELYDFTASIGGTLSGEHGIGLKRQKYMCRVMDDAQMELIRRVKLAFDPNEILNPGKMISCPGRGE from the coding sequence ATGACCCCGGCGAACTATTCTCCCGTGACGGAGCGGACCGTTCTGGACCTGACGGCCATAGTGGGAAAATCCAACGTGGCGGTGGACATGGAGAAGCGCATTGCCTACTCCTACGACGAAGTGCCCCGGTTCTCCTGGGACCGGGAGTATATCGCCGAGGCGGTAGTCTTCCCGGAGACCACGGAGCACGTGTCGGCTGTTCTGAAGTACGCCGACCGGCACCGCATCCCCGTGACGCCCAGGGGGGCGGGCACGGGGCTTTCCGGCGGGGCCGTGCCCTTTGCCGGGGGGATTGTCCTTTCCTTCGAGAAGATGCGGCGGATCCTCGAGCTGGACAAAAAGAACCTCACCATCACCGTGGAGCCCGGGGTGGTGACCGCCGAAATCACGAAAGCGGCCCGGCAGGAGGGGCTGCTCTACGCGGGCGACCCCTGCAGCGGCGACGCCTCGTTCATCGGCGGCAACGTGGCGGAAAACGCCGGGGGGAACAAGGTGGTGAAGTACGGCACCACGGGCAATTCCGTACTGGCCCTGGAAGCGGTGCTCCCCGACGGGACGGTCACCTGGTTCGGGGGGAAGCGCCGGAAGGACGCAACGGGGTACGACTTCGCCCATCTCATTGTGGGGTCCGAGGGGACTCTGGCGGTGGTGACGAAGATCATCCTCAAGCTCCTACCCCTGCCCGGCAAGGTGGTTGACCTCCTGGTCCCCTTCCCCGACGTGGCTTCGGCCATCGACTTCGCCCCCAGGATCCAGAGCGAGGGGAAGGTCATCCCGTCTTCCATCGAGTTCATGGACGGCAAGTCCATCCGGCTGGCGGAGCGGTTCCTCAACACGGCCCTCCCCTACGACGACGCCGGGGCTCATCTCGTCATCCAGCTCGAGGGGAACGACCCGAACGTGCTGGCGGACGACATGGAGCGCATCGGCGACTTGTGCCTGGCCCACGGGGCGCTGGAGGTCTTCGTGGCGGACAACAAGACCACCAGCGACAAACTCTGGAAAGCCCGGAAGTGCCTTGCCGAGGCCATCATGGCCTTTTACCCAAAGTACAGCCTGGAGGACCTGGTGGTGCCCACCAGCGAGATACCGAAGCTCATGACGGAGACCACCCGGCTCTGCGAAAAATACAGCATCGAGGAGGCCAACTTCGGCCACGTGGGGGACGGGAACATGCACGTGAACCTCCTCTTCCCCGAGGAGCGGCCGGACTGGCACCACATCATCGACGCCCTTCTCGACGAACTCTACGACTTCACCGCCTCCATCGGCGGGACGCTGAGCGGAGAGCACGGCATCGGCCTCAAGCGGCAGAAGTACATGTGCCGGGTCATGGACGACGCCCAGATGGAGCTTATCAGACGGGTAAAGCTCGCCTTCGACCCTAACGAAATCCTGAACCCGGGAAAGATGATTTCCTGCCCCGGAAGAGGAGAATAG
- a CDS encoding DEAD/DEAH box helicase — translation MTEQNGRGLSGDELRIRAAETAYLSGKLDAAAEMVSGDILSPEVFSVRGILAFLGGRRAEALDLFEQGLKRLRKEQRSRKICYAPFSGVFHPLLLLAGGEFKKASSLFSAGVEQSSYAPLYALFRFLADYRAGKGSGSFFSVYSPKVLEKQGYSPSFLFFVALCVTWSAPERLDEYRSLFEKALDGLLENGGLHLLVTELGEILGLPVENPVARDLPLHEILPRRENWMLALSALSALGETGGNEEKRARRLLWEADWESDDGGIIRSVTFTPLEQVLQPSGNWSKGRPVALKRLRNDLVREDWMTRQDTAAAGAVRETSGYEGWYYKRWFEFDQAKVLKALAGHPSVVRADDGRPVEIVAEPPAVETETLPSGVLLRMAPHPSEGPFQGLVAIEEGPERIRTVVFEEKHLEIARILGEKGIPVPTEGKTEVLRTLEALAPLVPVSSGLDGPGDLPGVPADERIFIQLAPGGDGFTAAFYVRPLGPGTPVSRPGVGGKAVFGLSGGKRLKTLRSLEEEIRRADEVRLLCPALGEGEQTDEYRWILDSPELCLDFLLQAGELGGRAVIEWPRGDRLTIRGKAGASSVRASVRSVKDWFALSGEIRVDEETVVSLREACRLVSGGGSRFLPLGNGEYLALTEELRRSLWDLEASGDWKGNDLRFSPLSAPLVERFASGAEDFSGDGEWHRRLALAAEAERLNPDLPAAFRGELRDYQADGFRWMLRLAAWGAGACLADDMGLGKTVQVLAALLSRASGGPALVVAPVSVCPNWAAEAARFAPSLRVKEYRNGDRKKLLENLEPYDVVTASYGLLQHDGALLESVRWHTVVLDEAQAIKNSGTKRSAAAMKLQGDFRVITTGTPVENNLGELWNLFRFLNPGLLGSLDGFTRRFAVPIEKYGNKGAAARLKKLVRPFLLRRTKDQVLSELPPKTEIVLRVEMTREERAVYEAVRREAAGKIESGGDGRDKRFVVLAELMRLRRACCSPSLVLPEKGGLPSSRLEAFGEILEELRAGGHRCLVFSQFVDHLSIIRGYLDGLGVSYAYLDGSTPSRERERQIASFQAGEKECFLISLRAGGTGLNLTAADYVIHMDPWWNPAVEDQASDRAHRIGQERPVTVYRIVAKDTVEEKIVDLHGIKRELAESLLEGAEGAARISLEEMAALIRDNRTGEE, via the coding sequence GTGACCGAACAGAACGGCCGGGGCCTTTCCGGGGACGAACTGCGCATCCGGGCGGCCGAGACGGCGTACCTGAGCGGGAAACTTGATGCGGCAGCAGAGATGGTCTCCGGGGATATCCTCTCCCCGGAGGTTTTCTCCGTCCGGGGAATCCTCGCCTTCCTCGGCGGACGGCGGGCAGAGGCCCTGGACCTTTTTGAGCAGGGGCTGAAGCGCCTCCGGAAGGAACAGCGTTCCCGAAAAATCTGTTACGCGCCCTTTTCAGGAGTGTTCCACCCCCTGCTCCTCCTTGCCGGGGGGGAGTTCAAGAAGGCATCCTCCCTGTTCTCCGCCGGAGTGGAACAGAGCTCTTACGCCCCGCTGTACGCCCTCTTCCGATTTCTCGCCGACTACAGGGCCGGAAAGGGAAGCGGCTCCTTCTTCTCCGTCTATTCCCCAAAGGTGCTGGAAAAGCAGGGCTATTCTCCTTCCTTCCTCTTTTTCGTAGCCCTTTGCGTCACCTGGAGCGCCCCCGAAAGACTGGACGAATACCGATCTCTTTTCGAAAAGGCCCTGGACGGCCTTCTCGAAAACGGAGGGCTGCACCTCCTCGTCACGGAGCTCGGGGAGATTCTCGGCCTCCCGGTGGAGAATCCTGTCGCCAGGGATCTCCCCCTCCACGAAATTCTCCCCCGCCGGGAAAACTGGATGCTGGCCCTCTCAGCCCTGTCGGCCCTCGGAGAGACCGGAGGGAACGAGGAGAAGCGGGCCAGGAGGCTGCTGTGGGAAGCCGACTGGGAGAGCGACGACGGAGGAATCATCCGGTCCGTCACCTTCACTCCCCTGGAGCAGGTCCTGCAGCCCTCGGGAAACTGGAGCAAGGGACGGCCCGTGGCCCTGAAACGGCTTCGGAACGACCTCGTCCGGGAGGACTGGATGACCCGCCAGGATACGGCCGCCGCCGGGGCGGTCAGGGAGACGAGCGGTTACGAGGGATGGTATTACAAGCGGTGGTTCGAGTTCGACCAGGCCAAGGTTCTGAAGGCTCTCGCCGGGCACCCGTCCGTTGTCCGGGCCGACGACGGACGGCCGGTGGAGATCGTGGCCGAGCCTCCCGCTGTGGAGACCGAAACCCTCCCGTCCGGCGTGCTCCTCCGCATGGCGCCCCATCCGTCCGAGGGTCCCTTCCAGGGGCTGGTGGCGATCGAAGAAGGGCCGGAGCGGATCCGTACCGTCGTATTCGAGGAAAAACACCTGGAGATAGCCCGGATTCTGGGCGAGAAAGGGATCCCCGTTCCCACGGAAGGGAAGACCGAAGTCCTTCGGACCCTCGAGGCCCTGGCGCCCCTTGTTCCCGTGAGTTCCGGACTGGACGGTCCGGGGGATCTTCCCGGCGTTCCGGCGGACGAACGGATCTTCATTCAGCTCGCTCCGGGGGGAGATGGCTTCACCGCAGCCTTTTACGTCCGGCCTCTCGGTCCGGGAACGCCGGTCTCCCGCCCGGGGGTGGGAGGGAAAGCCGTGTTCGGCCTGTCCGGAGGGAAGAGGCTGAAGACTCTCCGTTCCCTCGAGGAGGAGATCAGGAGGGCCGACGAGGTCCGGTTGCTCTGCCCCGCCCTTGGGGAAGGAGAACAGACCGACGAGTACCGGTGGATCCTCGATTCCCCAGAACTCTGCCTCGACTTTCTCCTCCAGGCCGGAGAGCTCGGGGGACGCGCCGTGATCGAATGGCCCCGGGGAGACCGGCTGACAATCCGAGGAAAGGCGGGCGCCTCGTCCGTCAGGGCTTCGGTCCGGTCAGTGAAGGACTGGTTCGCCCTTTCGGGGGAGATCCGGGTGGACGAGGAGACGGTGGTCTCCCTCCGGGAGGCCTGCCGCTTGGTCTCGGGAGGAGGAAGCCGCTTTCTGCCTCTCGGAAACGGGGAATACCTCGCCCTCACCGAGGAACTCCGCAGGAGCCTCTGGGACCTGGAGGCCTCGGGGGACTGGAAGGGAAACGATCTCCGGTTCTCCCCCCTCTCGGCTCCTCTGGTGGAACGGTTCGCATCCGGGGCGGAGGATTTCTCCGGTGACGGCGAATGGCACAGAAGGCTCGCTCTCGCAGCGGAGGCCGAACGGCTGAACCCGGACCTTCCCGCCGCCTTCCGGGGTGAGCTCCGGGACTACCAGGCCGACGGGTTCCGGTGGATGCTCAGGCTCGCAGCATGGGGAGCCGGGGCCTGCCTTGCGGACGACATGGGGCTCGGCAAGACCGTCCAGGTCCTCGCCGCCCTCCTTTCCCGGGCCTCCGGGGGCCCCGCCCTGGTGGTGGCCCCCGTGTCGGTCTGTCCGAACTGGGCGGCCGAGGCGGCCCGGTTCGCTCCCTCCCTGAGGGTAAAGGAGTACCGGAACGGCGACAGGAAGAAGCTTCTGGAGAACTTGGAGCCCTACGACGTGGTGACGGCCAGCTACGGTCTCCTCCAGCACGACGGGGCTCTCCTCGAGTCGGTGCGGTGGCATACCGTGGTCCTCGACGAGGCCCAGGCAATCAAGAACAGCGGCACGAAAAGGTCCGCCGCCGCCATGAAGCTCCAGGGAGATTTCCGGGTCATCACCACGGGAACGCCGGTAGAAAACAATCTCGGCGAGTTGTGGAACCTCTTCCGCTTTCTCAACCCCGGCCTGCTCGGTTCCCTGGACGGCTTTACCAGGCGCTTCGCCGTCCCCATCGAAAAGTACGGGAACAAGGGGGCGGCGGCACGGCTGAAAAAGCTCGTCCGGCCCTTCCTCCTCCGGCGGACCAAGGACCAGGTGCTCAGCGAGCTTCCGCCCAAGACGGAGATCGTCCTGAGGGTGGAGATGACCCGGGAGGAACGGGCAGTTTACGAGGCCGTCCGCAGGGAGGCGGCCGGAAAGATCGAATCCGGGGGAGACGGACGGGACAAGCGGTTCGTGGTCCTCGCCGAGCTCATGAGGCTCCGGAGGGCCTGCTGCAGCCCATCCCTCGTCCTGCCGGAGAAGGGGGGACTCCCCTCCTCCAGGCTCGAGGCCTTCGGCGAGATCCTGGAGGAACTAAGGGCGGGGGGACACCGCTGCCTGGTTTTCAGCCAGTTCGTGGACCATCTCTCCATAATCCGGGGGTACCTCGACGGGCTCGGGGTTTCCTACGCCTACCTCGACGGCTCCACTCCGTCCCGGGAGCGGGAGCGGCAGATCGCCTCCTTCCAGGCGGGAGAAAAGGAATGCTTTCTCATCAGCCTCCGGGCGGGGGGAACGGGACTGAACCTTACCGCAGCCGACTACGTGATTCACATGGACCCCTGGTGGAACCCCGCCGTGGAGGACCAGGCCTCCGACCGCGCCCACCGCATCGGCCAGGAGCGCCCCGTCACCGTCTACCGGATCGTGGCGAAGGACACGGTGGAAGAAAAGATCGTGGACCTTCACGGAATAAAGCGGGAACTTGCGGAAAGCCTCCTGGAGGGGGCTGAGGGAGCGGCCCGGATCTCCCTGGAGGAGATGGCGGCCCTCATCCGGGACAACCGGACGGGAGAAGAGTAG